GAGCAAGATACGCTGGACTTCTCGGTCGGCACCTGTCTGTGCGTCGAAACGCTTGGTAGCAATGGCATCGATTTCATCGATGAAGATGATGGATGGTGAGTTTTCGCGCGCCATTCGGAAAACGTCACGAACCATGCGCGGTCCCTCACCAAGGTACTTCTGCACGAATTCAGACCCCACAACACGGATGAAGGACGCTGTTGTGCTGTTTGCAACAGCCTTGACCAGCATCGTCTTTCCTGTGCCCGGAGGTCCGTACAGCAGTACACCGCGCGGCGGGTCGATACCGATCTGCTTGTACAAGTCGAAGTGTGTGAGGGGCAGCTCGACAGCTTCTCGGATCTCCTGCTTCTGCATGTCCAGACCGCCAACATCGGCATATGTCACGTCTGGCTTCTCATCCTGCCCAAGCATGGCGATGGAGGAGTCAGCCTCAGGAGGCAGGATGTCGACGAGGGCATTGGAGTGGCGGTGGAGGGCGACCGAAGACGAGGGCTTGAGGAGTTCGCGGTCGAGTGTGGAGAGAATACGGACGACGTAGTTTGAGCCGGTCGAAGACTGTACAATGCCGGTACTGGGTGTGTTAGCTTGGAACGTCGGTGGTGATACGTTGTTCAGCTTACTTCTGGTCGATCGCCTCCATGAACTGCCCGATCACGAGCGGCACACTCTGAATCCTCTTGATCTCCTCTTGTGCTCTCACCAGCTCACGCTTCAAGCTCCGCTGCTCATCCTTGATGTACTCTTCTTGGAGGTGGATGTATCTGCGACAGTTAGCCACCCGTAGCTGTGACCCAAGGCGGGGCTGGTTGCGTACTCTAGTTGTCTCTGTAGCTTCTTGAAGTTGGAGTAGTCGTCGTCGCCCTCTGTCGTGAAGCCCTCTAGCGCGTCGAAGTTGGGTATTGAAGACGGGAGCTGCTTCTTGTGCGGCGGGACGGTGTTGAGCGGGTTCTCGACGGCGGCGTCAGCCATGTTGGGCGCTGATTATGTCGGAGTGGTGGTAGTAGGGACGGTGACAAGGTTTGGGGGCAGGTGGGCCGGGCTGGGTATGGGTACGGGTGAAGGGCTGTGGCAGGGGTCGTGGGCGTGTTTGCCTGTCGCCGTGCCGATGAAGCTCATGGACGGCGTCGTCGGCGCGTTCGAGTTGCCAAGACCGATACATCACTGCATCACGCACGTCACGTGAGTGGATAGATATTCCGAAAATCGACGGTCACGTCGAGTCGCCAAGAACAGCGACGCACTGTTTGGAGAAACGATGGGCTGTGTTGTTGTTCCATCGCTCTATGCAGGCACTGTTCAGCCTGGGCGTGAATGGTATGTGAACATGCAGTGGTGGATCAATCAAGTCTAGAAGAGCACAACGACTGGGCCAGATGTTGAACTCAACAACGAGCGTGCTCTGGCTGAGGACAGTAGAGGTAGCCATTGTTCGGCTTGGGCTTCGGTGTTTGACTCCAAGTAAGCGAGAGTCACACCAGCTTGCAAAGCCCGACGAGGGAGAGAGCATGGCGTGGTTGGACTGGGCGAACCTAAGCGGTCTTCGAAGAACAAGGCCGCAGCCGACCATCAGCGCGCCTCTCACCACGCACCTGGGTGATGTAATAAGTGGGGAGAGAGAGACATGCGCTCCCGTGTCACAACGGTCGAAAGACCGGCCCCGGGGGGGTTCGATTCAGTTAGCTCAGGCTTGTGAGTGCCGGCAATGCAGCCACTCCACTGGTTGCGATGCGACAAACGCGTGTTCTGGAATCTCGCGACCGACGGTGCATGCTCTGGTAGCGTTTCGAGCAGATTGCCAGCATTTACCGCTCGTTGTTGCTTTTGCTGTGCTGGAGCCCTTCCGCGCTCCTACGAGGTGGCTGGACCACTTGCATCTCGTGACTCCAGTCCGCTTACTTAAGCAGGCTGTTAGACGCTCCTCAACCTCAGCAGAGCGCGTCGAAGGAGCGTGCGGTACTGAACTTACCGAACCCCATCACATTCCCCGCACTGCCCGATGAGGAGATCCTGATGAAGAGATCCTTCTAGCGCCTGTCATTTGTCGTGCGGTGTATGTTACTTCTGGTCCCTTCACCTTGTGCTCCTGCCCTCCCTGCGCTGCGAGTGGCCCTAGTGCTGCATCCATTAGTCGCGTCTACTCTCACATCAACATGCCTGCTGACGTCTTGCGGTACAGGTGGATTGAATGCACCCTCGTGCGCCCAGCACAGCCTCCTTCGACTGTTACCCACCGCGACGTTTCTTGTTTTCGCTCGCCGCAAGCGTCCATCCACCGTAGCCGCGCACCATGGACTTCTCCCCTCAGCAGAACGGCATGTACGACCCGTCGAGCTTCATCGACCCGAGCGCGACGATCGCAAACCCCCAGATGAACGGCGCGCGCGGATTTCCAATGAATTCCCTGCCACAGAAACGCGATTCGAATTCTAATGTGCTGTCGCGTTCTCAGACACCGTCGCAACAACCCCAATTCGGCtttcagcagcagcaaggcTTCACGCATACCCCGTCGCCGACCATGCAGAACCAGAACTTCGTGCCTGGGCAGATGGGGCAGCAGCGCATGCAGACATCGTCGCCCGCGCAAAACCCCCACGCGCCGCAAATGTCTCCCATGGGCTTCCAGGGCAATGCGATGAACCAGGGCTTCAATCCGAACGCTGGCGGCCAGTTTCCTGTACAATCAGTGCAGTTGTCCCAGAACCTTCAAGAGCGACAGCTGCAGGCGCAGAGGCAATATGCCATGCGGCTACAGCAACAAgcacaacagcagcaacaccagcagcaacaacaccagcaacaacagcaacaccagcaccagcagcaccagcagcagcaaatGGGTGGTGCCATGGGGAACCTGGCGGCGGCCAACATGGCTGCGCAACAGCGGCATCAGTCGGGACAAATGCCTCGCGCGATGCAACATCCTGGCATGCAGCCAAACCCGATGCAAGCGCAACAAGCACAACAGGCGCAGCAAGCGCAGGCCGCACAACAGAATCCTCAGGTTGTGCTGCAGCATTTCACAAAGAATGTAGGTGCGCTTATGACTCAGCACCAACGACCTTTCAATCCTTCCCCTCAGGTCGCTGGCCGCGTGATCAATCTTCAGAACCTCTATAGGATAGTGATGCAGTTCAAGGGTTACCGATACGTAACGCAGTCGCAAGGCTGGCCGCGGGTTGCGCAGATGATGCAGATACCCCCACAGCAGTTTCCAACGGCCCCAGAAGAGCTTCGTATTGCGTACGAGCAGAACCTGGGTCTCTACGAACAGGCTTATATTCAAAGGCAAAACCAGCTGAAGGGCGTAATGCCTGGGCAGGGCCAGATGGGGGGTGCAATGGGTCCACAAATGTCTCCGACAAGACCAGCGATGCCAGGCGCACCACCAAATGCAGCACAACAAGAGTATCTTCAACAATTACAGAGGACAAAGGAGGCTatgcagcaacagcaacaacaaagACAATCGATGCCACCGACCCCACAGCAGCCCCAATTTAGTGCTACACCTGCACCGCAACAGTCGACACCCATACAGAACAATGCCTCTCTTCCCGATCTCAACGGCCGGAGCACCCCTCAAACGGATGGAAATGCGCGGAAAAGCATGAGCCGGCAGCTCGAAGAGACCCCTGTCCAAGGTCAGGAGCCTACTAATGCACTAGCAACCCCAGACAAGCCTGAACCAGTTGCTACCCCGGCACCGGCGGCGATAGAGGTTGTTGAAAAGCGACAACCAGTGATTGAGCAGGACGACGGCACGCGCGTCTATCAGCCAGCGTACCGGACGCAGGATACTTGGGGCGGCTTAGACTTTGACTCCGACAACTTCAAGAACATGATCGAGATGATTGTCAACTACAAACCGAACGTTCCACTGTTACATGAAGCAGGCGTCATAGATATACGAGCTCTGA
The Ascochyta rabiei chromosome 17, complete sequence DNA segment above includes these coding regions:
- a CDS encoding 26S proteasome regulatory subunit 6B; translated protein: MADAAVENPLNTVPPHKKQLPSSIPNFDALEGFTTEGDDDYSNFKKLQRQLEYIHLQEEYIKDEQRSLKRELVRAQEEIKRIQSVPLVIGQFMEAIDQNTGIVQSSTGSNYVVRILSTLDRELLKPSSSVALHRHSNALVDILPPEADSSIAMLGQDEKPDVTYADVGGLDMQKQEIREAVELPLTHFDLYKQIGIDPPRGVLLYGPPGTGKTMLVKAVANSTTASFIRVVGSEFVQKYLGEGPRMVRDVFRMARENSPSIIFIDEIDAIATKRFDAQTGADREVQRILLELLNQMDGFDQTSNVKVIMATNRADTLDPALLRPGRLDRKIEFPSLRDRRERRLIFSTIASNMSLSPEVDMDSLIVRNDPLSGAIIAAIMQEAGLRAVRKNRYNIIQADLEEAYTSQVKGTAEADKFDFYK